From Thamnophis elegans isolate rThaEle1 chromosome 12, rThaEle1.pri, whole genome shotgun sequence, one genomic window encodes:
- the LOC116515940 gene encoding suppressor of cytokine signaling 5-like: protein MDGGSAPSRPCRSAPPAEEQEVAHPVPGRSAGPPACPLPGGPCHRTAGARPKVKPDGGTSSRRGGRGKSRPSHASERLNLPSSKVGPATAGPRRADPEPSKGLGHSLRQKLQAAVGQCFPIKSLPRSPDLSSQRKIHLRELMLDTCPFPPGSELAHTWELIKQHTVPVSEHEGLAALPPEDEDDRLRERRRISIEQGVEPPPDALIHTFEVTAQINPLYKLGPKLAHGMSELTGPGRAVLTATDEQEEEEEEEEEEEELESALAGLPEVRDGLRAHTQIDYIHCLVPDLLQLTQLPCYWGVMDRYEAESLLEGKPEGTFLLRDSAQEDYLFSVSFRRYGRSLHARIEQWNHNFSFDVHDPSVFHAPTVSGLLEHYKDPSVCMFFEPLLSIPVHRTFPFGLQHLCRAVLSCCTTYDGIGHLPLPRALKEYLKEYHYKQRVRVRRLDTWGT, encoded by the coding sequence GTCGGCACCATCGCGGCCCTGTCGGTCTGCCCCACCCGCTGAAGAGCAAGAGGTGGCTCATCCAGTGCCTGGGAGGAGCGCCGGCCCTCCAGCGTGCCCCCTGCCTGGGGGGCCATGTCACAGGACAGCGGGGGCTCGGCCCAAAGTGAAGCCGGATGGCGGCACCAGCAGCCGTAGGGGTGGCCGTGGGAAGTCCCGACCGAGCCACGCCTCGGAGAGACTCAACCTTCCCTCGTCCAAAGTGGGGCCAGCCACGGCGGGCCCCCGGCGGGCAGACCCCGAGCCTTCCAAGGGGCTGGGCCATTCCTTGCGGCAGAAGCTGCAGGCCGCCGTGGGGCAGTGCTTCCCTATCAAGAGCCTCCCGCGCTCGCCGGACCTCTCTTCCCAGCGCAAAATTCACCTCCGGGAGCTGATGCTGGACACCTGCCCCTTCCCGCCGGGCTCGGAGCTGGCCCATACCTGGGAGCTGATCAAGCAGCACACGGTGCCCGTCTCCGAGCACGAGGGCCTGGCTGCCCTGCCCCCCGAGGACGAAGACGACCGCCTGAGGGAACGCCGCCGCATCAGCATCGAGCAGGGCGTGGAGCCCCCGCCAGACGCCTTGATCCACACCTTCGAGGTGACGGCGCAGATCAACCCTCTGTACAAACTGGGGCCGAAGCTCGCCCATGGCATGAGCGAGCTAACCGGGCCAGGCCGGGCCGTGCTGACCGCCACTgatgagcaggaggaggaggaggaagaggaggaggaggaggaagagctggaGTCGGCCTTGGCTGGGCTGCCGGAGGTCCGGGACGGCCTGCGGGCGCACACCCAGATCGACTACATCCACTGCCTGGTGCCCGATCTGCTGCAGCTGACACAGCTCCCCTGCTACTGGGGCGTGATGGACCGCTACGAAGCCGAGTCCCTGCTGGAGGGCAAGCCGGAGGGCACTTTCCTCCTGCGGGACTCAGCCCAGGAAGACTACCTCTTCTCCGTGAGTTTCCGGCGCTACGGCCGCTCCCTCCACGCCCGCATCGAGCAGTGGAACCACAACTTCAGCTTCGACGTCCACGACCCCAGCGTCTTCCACGCGCCCACCGTCAGCGGCCTCTTGGAACACTACAAGGACCCGAGCGTCTGCATGTTCTTCGAGCCGCTGCTCTCCATCCCCGTCCACCGCACCTTCCCCTTCGGCCTGCAGCACCTCTGCCGGGCCGTGCTGAGCTGTTGCACCACCTACGACGGCATCGGGCACCTGCCACTGCCCCGGGCGCTGAAGGAGTACCTGAAAGAGTACCACTACAAGCAGAGGGTGAGGGTGCGGCGCCTGGATACCTGGGGCACCTGA